A single region of the Lotus japonicus ecotype B-129 chromosome 4, LjGifu_v1.2 genome encodes:
- the LOC130716094 gene encoding probable galacturonosyltransferase-like 4, producing MVFRSSTSAVALLGLLSLFLLPLPHYSSAIRVRLPSPDLPLFREAPAFRNGRRCGTTAADRINVAMTLDVNYLRGTMAAVLSMLQHSTCPENLAFHFLSAHDSPELFSSIKSTFPYLNMKIYRFDSSRVRGKISKSIRQALDQPLNYARIYLADTLPEDVQRVLYLDSDLVVVDDVAKLWGVDMEGKVVAAPEYCHANFTLYFTKNFWSDSALSKTFEGRKPCYFNTGVMVMDVEKWRKEKYTEKVEEWMTVQKQQKRIYHLGSLPPFLLVLAGNIKAVDHRWNQHGLGGDNFEGKCRSLHPGPISLLHWSGKGKPWLRLDSRRPCIVDHLWAPYDLYRSSRHFFEE from the coding sequence ATGGTCTTTCGGAGCTCCACCTCCGCGGTAGCACTCCTTGGCCTCCTGTCCCTCTTCCTCCTTCCCCTCCCACATTATTCCTCCGCCATCCGTGTGCGCCTCCCCTCCCCGGACCTCCCTCTATTTCGCGAGGCACCTGCATTCCGCAATGGCAGGCGATGCGGGACCACGGCCGCCGACCGGATCAATGTGGCCATGACGCTCGACGTCAACTACCTCCGCGGCACAATGGCCGCGGTGCTGTCCATGCTGCAGCACTCCACGTGCCCGGAGAATCTCGCCTTCCACTTCCTCTCCGCGCACGACTCGCCGGAGCTTTTCTCCAGCATCAAATCCACCTTCCCTTACCTCAACATGAAGATCTACCGCTTCGATTCAAGCCGTGTTCGCGGCAagatttcaaaatcaattcgTCAGGCATTAGACCAGCCTCTGAATTACGCCAGAATCTACCTCGCAGACACGTTGCCGGAGGACGTTCAGCGCGTGCTTTACCTCGATTCCGACCTCGTCGTCGTTGACGACGTGGCGAAGCTTTGGGGGGTGGACATGGAGGGGAAAGTGGTGGCGGCGCCGGAGTATTGCCACGCAAATTTCACTCTGTATTTCACGAAGAATTTCTGGTCGGATTCTGCTCTGTCGAAAACTTTTGAGGGGAGAAAACCGTGTTATTTCAACACAGGGGTGATGGTGATGGATGTTGAGAAATGGAGGAAGGAGAAGTACacggagaaggtggaggagtgGATGACGGTGCAGAAGCAACAGAAGAGGATTTACCATTTGGGGTCTCTGCCGCCGTTTTTGTTGGTTCTGGCGGGGAATATTAAGGCGGTGGATCACCGGTGGAACCAGCATGGTTTGGGAGGAGATAACTTTGAAGGGAAATGTAGAAGCTTGCACCCTGGACCTATTAGTCTTTTGCATTGGAGTGGGAAGGGTAAGCCTTGGTTGAGGTTAGATTCTAGGAGACCTTGCATTGTGGATCATCTTTGGGCTCCTTATGATCTCTATCGATCGTCGAGACATTTTTTCGAAGAATGA